The Raphanus sativus cultivar WK10039 chromosome 6, ASM80110v3, whole genome shotgun sequence sequence TCTTCTTCAGTGTGACACCTCTCTGCATCCTCAACCCTCCATTTGGCTTTTCCACCACCTTCTTCTTGATCCTTTATACTATAATACATAAACAAAGTTCTTTCCAGATTCTTGCCTTGTAATACTCTCTTCAGATACACTTCTTTTCAAGATGGAGAAGAATGTGACAAACTCAGATTTGAAATCCTCTGTCAACGGTGGCGTTGTTGATGTCTATGGAGAAGATTCAGCCACCGTTGAGCACAGCATAACTCCATggtctctctctgtttctagGTAACAAGTTAACTCCTCCAGGGTCACAGAACTACTAAGTCTCTAACCTAACAGATAAGGTAGTAAATAactcttatttttttgttccagTGGTTATTCATTGCTGAGAGATCCTCGCTACAACAAAGGACTTGCTTTCactgagaaagagagagacacaCATTACTTGCGTGGCCTTCTTCCTCCAGCTGTCGTTGATCAAAATCTTCAGGTGAAAACTTGatgattttagttattatttagaTATCTTTTGTCAACACTGTTTCTGTGTTTCAAATGATTTTAGGAGAAGAGGCTGATCAACAACATCAGACAGTATCAACATCCATTACAAAAATACATGGCCCTGACAGAACTTCAGGTAGAATCTTGTTTGTTCAATCTGATGATATATCAGAGAAAGATGAGTTAATCTCTTACTATTACTATAATTCAGGAAAGAAACGAGAGACTGTTTTACAAGTTGTTGATAGATCATGTTGAAGAGCTTCTACCTATCGTTTATACTCCCCAACTGTTGGTGAAGCTTGTCAGAAATATGGCAGTATTTTCAGGCGACCTCAGGGTTTATTCATCAGCTTAAAAGAGAAGTATGGATCATAACTTTTTATcttatgattgtttttttttgttttcacacTTTTAACTTTAACTCTTTAATATTCATACAGAGGAAAGATTCTGGATGTGTTGAAGAACTGGCCTGAAAGGAACATACAGGTTATTGTTGTTACAGACGGCGAAAGGATTTTGGGATTAGGAGATCTTGGATGTCAGGTATGTAGCTTCAGTTCAGAGTTTTGATATGATCTTTGTATAACTAAATGAAcagagttgttgttgttgttgccttTTAGGGGATGGGTATACCTGTTGGTAAACTGGCGTTATATTCAGCACTTGGAGGTGTTCGTCCTTCTGCGGTAATTGCTTAGGGTTTGTTGAGTGTGTTACAAGTTATGAATATGAGACtaaattgctttttttttctggcaGTGTTTACCTGTAACCATTGATGTGGGAACAAACAATGAGAAACTTTTGAATGATGAGTTCTACATAGGACTCAAACAATGATCTTCTTTTCGGAATGAAGGGTCGTGCAAATCTTTTCGGAATGAAGGGTCGTGCAATTTTTGCAAGTGGAAGCCCATTTGATCCAGTTGAGTACGAAGGAAGTGTGTTTGTATCTACTCGGGCGAACAATGCCTACACATTCCCTGGTTTTGGGCTTGGCTTGGTCATCTCAGGAGCAATACGAGTACATGATGATATGCTTCTGGCCGCAGGCAAGTATCTAGAATGCCTGAAAATCTCAAAGAGAACTAAAGCTACTCTAAAAGCTTTGTTGGTATTATATAGCTGAGGCATTAGCTGGACAAGTAAACAAAGAGAACTATGAGAAAGGAATGATATATCCTTCCTTCTCTTCCATATGAGAATTAATAgaaatatgagaatcaaagagtaAAATGTggctggagaaatgaagaacaatgaagaacaagagagagagagtgagtgagaCGAAATTAAAGAGAGGAAAGGAGAGAAATAatttccttgattcatttagTTGTCACAAAGGTTACATAAATAGATAAACAAGAGAAAGTAAGACAATCAGAATACATAAATAATTGTAGACAAGATCAGGGCATGTCATTTTCAACTGAGATGAAAGGGACatctcctctttctcttctttcacATGTGACTTTGGTTTGTCACACTCCTCCAACAACTCCTACCACTTGCTACCACTTGTTTAAACTCGTCCAAGATATCAGGAAGGTAGTTAAATCAGTCTTTGACATTTCCATACCTTCCAAGACAAGTTTAGGATAAGacttgtacacatgtacaaccAGGATGATCAAGACTTGTACTCATGTACAGCCTGGATGATCTAGACTTGTACAGACTGTTCTTCTTATTACTACCACTTTTgctcttttattctcttcatgtcaacactctcCTTCAAGCTTGatcatatggaacaagtcaagcttggaagccatgaatcaatccctcattaaaaccttagctaggcaaaatCCAAcgggataaaatccaagccaagaaaaaagagtagatcacttcatggaggagagatcagtgacatgagatatctatgagtcccatccttgaatggatggactcacacaccttagtacttgctgcctttgtgaagatatcagctagctggtcttcacttcttgtgtagcatggaagaatcacttACTgttccactgcttgtctcaccttgtggcagtctacttctataTGTTTTGtcctttcatggaagactgagttggatgcaatgtgtattgcagcctggttgtcacagtgcatagtcattggtgtgttgatctcgatccccaagttttttagcagccccttgatccatataagctcacttgtaagcttcctcattgatctatattctgcctcagcacttgaacatgacaccaTCTTCTGTTTTTtactcttccatgtgaccaggttCCCTCCAATAAAGGTGCAATAGcttgtggttgatcttctatcaactctgtctccagcccaatcagcatcacaatacccaaccacttcagtgctcttgttacatgccatccatactccttgaccaggcgcctctcttaggtatcttaagatcctctccaccatgttccagtgatgcaccttaggagattccatgtgttggcttacttgtttcacagcaaagcacacatcaggtctggtgatggttagataTATGAGCTtgccaaccattcttctatacttcttgacatctttgaatggagtagcttcatacttcccctctcgcagcaccttgtagccctCTTCAAATGGTGTTTTGGCTTGTCTACTTCTAAGGTTTCCTGcttcatttaaaatgtcaagtgtgtacttcttTTGAGATAAGAAGAGCCCTTCTTTAAagcggcatatttcaatcccaaggaaataCTTCAATTCTctcaaatccttaatatcaaaggcactcttaagaaaaaatttagttgagaggataccttccttgttgttACCAGTGacgataatatcatcaacatatactaGGATCACCACAATACCTTGCTGGCTGGTtagggtgaagagagtgtgatcagcctctgattttacaaatcctctcccattgagaatggtgctcagcttgtgataccaggctcttgggaattgtttcaagccatagatggctttctttagtctcaaaacatttcctggtttcaccatgtcttctaggccaggaggtggtctcatatacacttcatcctccaaccctccttgtaagaaagcattcttcacatccatctgccatagatctcattccaagttgacagcaagtgatagaacaactcttatggtatgcagcttggccactggtgcaaatatCCCATTCTaagttgacagcaagtgatagaacaactcttatggtatGCAGCTTGGCCACTGGTTCAAATGTGTCTAGGtagtcttcaccatacacttgagtaTATCCCCTTACAACCAGTCTTGTTTTTCTCCTTTCTGGCTTCCCATTAGCtccatacttgatggtaaacaaGAGACGacttgtcactgccttcttgcctttggaaAATTCAGTCTCAAACCATGTATTATTCCTGatcatagctcccatctcatcacCAACTGATGCTCTCCATTCTTCATGTATCATAGCCTCTTCATATGTCTTTGGGATGTACTCCTGATCAAGTTCACTGATAAAGACTTGATGGTCCTTTGGATACTATGCAAGTGAGCACACGGCACTGATAGGATGAGCTACTGCCTCACcattgaagtatactcttggtttcctgactcttgtactccttctaggttgtatctgctCATGTTGTACTCGTGTACTCCTTCTAGGTTGTATATGCTCAGGTTCAGCTTCATTGACTCCACTTGGCTGTACTCGTATACTCCTTATATGTTGTATATGCTCAGGTTCAGCTTCATTGACTCCACATGGCTCTCCCATTTGTACCTCAGCTTCTgatctctcatcttgatcatgagatactgagctcTCTTCAGGTTGAACTTGTGTACGCTGCTCAGTTCTATCATccccttcatgatcaagatgagtgatcccAACATCCCCCACTGTTTCTTCTacagcttgtgttggaacctctctgaccggggctggtgagttTGGTAAACTGATTTCAAACCTCTCCATAATAACTCTAAGGTTATTAGCTCTGTCTGAGGCAGATTGAGAGAGATTCTTTagttcttcccaactcctctcagcataatacccttttgattccaggaacttaacatcTTTTGATACTAGGAATCTccttgtctctggaacatagcacttgtagcctttctggtgaggagaatacccaatgaacactgcctttgtactTCTAGCATCAAGCTTATttctctgccctcctggtaccagtACAAAGCAGATGCATCCAAACAcacgcatgtgatccagagatggcttgctcttgttgagaacttcataaggtgAGATGTcgttgagaactctagttggggttttGTTGATCAGGTGACAAGCAgacaccacagcatcactccagaactgctttggaacactcatgtgaaacatcattgatctagccacctccataagatgcatGTTCTTcttctcagcaactccattttgctgaggattataaggacagctagtttgatgaataatcccttgttgagataaaaattgcttgaaagctccacttgtgtactctcctccattatctgacctgaggaTCTTCGACTTatcactgaagtggttggtgacatgagagtgatagttcttgaaagcttccaagactctgtccttagtcTGTATCAGTGTTATCCAAGTGTATTTGgatttctcatcaatgaaggtgaaaaagtacttgtgattttctctggacatacagggagcagtccacacatcagagtgaaccaggtcaaaacaattctcatagaTTGTGTTTGACCTTGgaaatactgtcttgcaatgcttccccaagatgcaagcttcacactcatcatttttaaacaccactccagggaGCATCAGATTTaatgctctagtgtgcggatgccccaatctagcatgccatatggtgctctcaaccccagcagatgtactgacccagcaccaagaagaagatgattcaGCTAGTTTAGTCTCTTAGAGATGATACACTTCCTGATGactgtgacctcttccaataacaTGCCCTGTCTTTAAGTCTTGAattcaacctcatctggtctgaagataacctgacaactcagatcaacagtagctctcctcacagataacatgttagatgtaaacttaggcatataaaaggcagttgattccctatcaaacaacctaaggttccctatcccttctatcttcaccttatcaccattagctatcagaacatttcatgtggcaggctggatatcactaatcaagttcctatcactaatcatgtgatgactagctcctgaatctataataatgggtttagagtcaggagaggatataccagccttcttggatgagataagggattgggcagctttgataaagagattttgctcttctggttgctggaccatccgggttggttgcgccagtctcacttctccaccattcttcTTTAGTGGagtcactactgagcgctgagtacatggttcttccttgaatcactggatgctcaaactccttgagcacATCTCCATCTGGTTGACTTCTAAGGAAACCAGCTTCTTTTAAATCTGGTATCTTctcttctctaaggaaataatttatcagacTGTTataggttgaatccaggtgcagcagtaagctAAGAAACTTGTCATGCTCATAAACCACTTGAAgactctcccataaacttccatagccaatctgaagagtctcccatagattcctggcggtttgaatatgagagtgtgccttcaagattggtgtagacagagagttgtgtatgattccaagtgtttgctggtcttcttgaacccacttgttgtcATGCTTCAGGCGTGTGATcttgatatcctcttgagtcatcctctttgaagttccagccttcatgatgtggctgtcccaaagtccatgactttccaaggtgaatctggccactcttgaccatatcagataattagacccctcAAGGATCACAGGAATAAAAaactctgatttttccatcatgaacAGCTGAAGAACATCAAAAACAGCTATTATCCAGTGGTagagatttgttttaaaaaaaaatatcagaatgagaaaaagaaatttagagtagatttgcggaagtagaattaggtttcaagagcttgatgctctgataccatgtgagaattaatagaaatatgagaatcaaagagtgAAATGTggctggagaaatgaagaacaatgaagaacaagagagagagtgagtgagaCGAAATTAAAGAGAGGAAAGGAGAAAAACAatttccttgattcatttagTTGTCACAAAGGTTACATAAATAGATAAACAAGAGAGAGTAAGACAATCAGAATACATAAACAATTGTAGACAAGATCAGGGCATGTCACTTTCAGCTGAGATGAAAGGGACatctcctctttctcttccttcACATGTGACTTTGGTTTGTCACACTCTTCCAATAGCTCCTACCACTTGCTACCACTTGTTTAAACTCGTCCAAGACATTAGGAAAGTAGTTAAATCAGTCTTTGACATTTCCATACCTTTCAAGACAAGCTTAGGACAAGACTTGTGCACATGTACAACCAGGATGATCAAGACTTGTACTCATGTACAGCTCGGATGATCTAGACTTGTACAGACTGTTCTTCTTATTACTATCACTCTTgctcttttattctcttcatgtcaacattCCATCCGCAAAATATCAGCTCATATCGCTGCTAATGTAGCAACTAAGGCATATGAACTAGGTCTCTccctttactctctctctctctctcttctccctcTCTAGCATACAgtcttaaaactaaaaattttggGTTTACAGGACTGGCGGGGAGGCTTCCACGGCCTAAGGAGATTGTCAAGTTTGCAGAGAGTAGCATGTACATCCCCACCTATCGCCTCTACCGTTGAGACCAAGTAACAAAGCTCCTCTGAGTTATGCTTTGTACGTAAACAGCTGTTTCACGTTGTTCCCCAAGTGTTTTTCAGTACTCTTTCCAGGGGAAAGTAATAATGGAACTGCTTCGAGTTTAGCGTTCAAACACATACAAGATCTCATGTTTGCCTTGTATATCTTACCCTTACTAATACTACAAGACTACATATCTTTTCTACACAGGCAGAGAGAATTTAATCCACATTTAGAAATTGTATGGTCCCTATTTTTCTACACAGCCTACAAGGTCGCTGCATCTCTTTTTACTAACAGAGATTTGAATCTGTTTTTTTCTCTATGATCCTATAGATGGTCTTGTTGAAAACCAGCGCTGAAGTACTCCACCCACTCGAGTATCTCTGACTCTTTGAATCAAAAGAAACCTGTTTCTCACACTCCTATCAATCGTTCTGATCAGCTTTGTCGAAGGCGAAGatgtttcaccatgtcttcaaccATTTCTTTCCATCCACAATCCATGTATAGTTACATATTTCAAAGTGAATATCTTAATAGTATTTTGACCTGTAGAGATCGAAGATACTTTTTCAAACCAGTCACTTGTGTAATCATCTCCCGTAACTTCTCTCGCCAGGTTTCCCCACACTTCATCAGTAGAATATTGACACTCGAAAAACAAGTGATTCCTTGTTTCCATAGGCTCATCACAAGAAGAACAAGCTGTATTTGCATTCTCACCCACCTTAACATTCTTTCCCCTGTAGAAAATCTATTATGGCATAACGATCCATGTTAGGAAAGCAAATTTCGGAGTGGCATAACTGAACCAAACCCATTTACTCCATTCGCAATTTACTCCTTGCGTCCACAACAGGTTCCATGCTAATTTTTGATGAGAAATTGCTCTTGTACGTATCTCCCTTCTATTTACATTTAGCAATCTCATCTTCAATCTGGTTCAGAATCGGGACTTTGTGTCTTCGTCTACGATGCACAGGATCATTTCTTCCTCTACTGTTGCATTCCTTCCTTATCCCAAGATCAATATACCTACTTGGTCCAAGAGTATCCATGATACACCCCAGTTCTGACTGAAcaagaatcaaaccaaaatGAAGTATGCTTCTCACTGTTTACATTCACTCGATACAATGATTTCGCCATGGATCTATATTTGATAATCTTATCCCACATCCAAGTCCCTGCCAGAGTTTTCTCCTTTACTGACCGTAAAGATCCTTTACGAATCAAATATAGATCCAAATAGCTAAACTTGTCATCTTAAGAAAATGTAACATTCAAAAGagaaaaagtaaacatataattagCTAAACTTGTCATCTTAAAAAAATGTAACATTCAAAAGAGAGAAAGTATTCAACAACTATATCCTTGGAACTTCTAAAAATGAAAGGGAAATTGCTACAAATTCTTGATGCATACCTGCTACATGACATTGAAATGTTAATCAGTCATATGTAGCATCTCTAGATGAAGTAAGACACATTCGAGAGCATAAGTATTTAACAAATCCATCCTCTGAAGACTTGATAATAGAAGGGAAAATGCATCTCTTGCTACACCTGGTGCAAATTGGTCTAGAGACAGAGGTGTTGGGTACAACTCCTCCTGAACCTGGCGTAGTGTATGTGAATTCTCCCAAAGTGCAGGAAATATGCAACACAACCCCACATTCATTGCATGTATAGAACCATTCCTCTGGGTTCAATTTTGTTTCACATGCTTCACACCAATATttgccatccacactcctttcACCATAAGACAAATAGAGGGGATGATCATCGTATCTATGCCTCATTACCTTTTGTGGTAAAAAAGCACACACGAAACACAATATGAAGTCGCACTCTTCACAAACTAAATATTTTGCCAATCTTCGTTTACATCCACTACAACTCATGTGGATTTTTTGATTCCCCATGTAGAAGTACAAAGGATGTGGATGGCTTCCATGAACAAATGGTTCTGAAAGGGAACCACATCGTACATCTATACACATACAATAAGATCCTCCAAGAGCATTAACGTACCTGAAACCAGTAAAACTTTGTAGACAAAGTTTACAGAAAGATGTTGATATTTCTTCTGTATCTATTTGTAGCGTAAGAGGAAGGTTGCTGCAGACATGCCGTTTCATCCGAGGAAGTTTAGTGCATTTTGTGTGAAGAGTGAAACTGCATTCCTCACAACTGTAGAACGGCTCTGAACAAATCTGGAACGAGCACGCTCGACAAAGTATGCTTTCGTGGAGGATGGCACCATCCTTGCTGATCCGTAAGTTATGATCATGGAGGAAATGCTTTATTGTCGTATCATCAATCACTTCGAATGGTGCtatttcctcttcttcttctggtgtCCCTTCTCGTTCGACCATGCCCCatacttttttgtttgttgcaCATCTTGCATGAACAGCAAAAGTAGGACATTTGGAGCAAGAATAAGCTCCATAGAACCCATCAACTTTTCGACGGCAAACTATGCATTTCCACTCTCCATGTCCAAGGCGAGGGGTGTAAGAGATACAGTGATCATGGCGGTTGATGTATATGACACGTGGCAGATCGATACACTCCCAGTGGATCATGAAATTGCACTGAAGACAGAAATAAGGGCTTCGGTCACCAGTAGTCCCACAAGCATTGCAAGTAAACTCGATGAGTCTAGGAACAAGGTGAAGCTGATGCTCATGGGTTGTGAGGCTGACAATAT is a genomic window containing:
- the LOC108820157 gene encoding uncharacterized protein LOC108820157 isoform X2, whose translation is MEKQEVSIHEHPLLPVTRFVDGHCKGCYVLDYMYGGYCCNELGCGAMFHKECGEALQEINHSSHPDHPLKLIIDDKYYACSLCRRYGSPLVYSCSVCDFKLDLDCAARSPQLSTLSKPRLHEHPLELCPSSKFVDHNTSPGICEMCDGQHNDIHYMCVQCKLYFHKESVTFFTEACHTSHPKHSLKYREAEAAPTYADKECILCKKAFSLEFYHCDVCNFSICKECMKNPPPVDIVSLTTHEHQLHLVPRLIEFTCNACGTTGDRSPYFCLQCNFMIHWECIDLPRVIYINRHDHCISYTPRLGHGEWKCIVCRRKVDGFYGAYSCSKCPTFAVHARCATNKKVWGMVEREGTPEEEEEIAPFEVIDDTTIKHFLHDHNLRISKDGAILHESILCRACSFQICSEPFYSCEECSFTLHTKCTKLPRMKRHVCSNLPLTLQIDTEEISTSFCKLCLQSFTGFRYVNALGGSYCMCIDVRCGSLSEPFVHGSHPHPLYFYMGNQKIHMSCSGCKRRLAKYLVCEECDFILCFVCAFLPQKVMRHRYDDHPLYLSYGERSVDGKYWCEACETKLNPEEWFYTCNECGVVLHISCTLGEFTYTTPGSGGVVPNTSVSRPICTRCSKRCIFPSIIKSSEDGFVKYLCSRMCLTSSRDATYD
- the LOC108821212 gene encoding NADP-dependent malic enzyme 1-like; this encodes MEKNVTNSDLKSSVNGGVVDVYGEDSATVEHSITPWSLSVSSGYSLLRDPRYNKGLAFTEKERDTHYLRGLLPPAVVDQNLQEKRLINNIRQYQHPLQKYMALTELQERNERLFYKLLIDHVEELLPIVYTPQLLVKLVRNMAVFSGDLRVYSSA
- the LOC108820157 gene encoding uncharacterized protein LOC108820157 isoform X1, with amino-acid sequence MYGGYCCNELGCGAMFHKECGEALQEINHSSHPDHPLKLISLDDDGDVHVDGDVHDVDDDVDVVDDDDDDDDDDDDDDDDVDDDDDDDGDDDDGDDDGDDDDENVDDKYYACSLCRRYGSPLVYSCSVCDFKLDLDCAARSPQLSTLSKPRLHEHPLELCPSSKFVDHNTSPGICEMCDGQHNDIHYMCVQCKLYFHKESVTFFTEACHTSHPKHSLKYREAEAAPTYADKECILCKKAFSLEFYHCDVCNFSICKECMKNPPPVDIVSLTTHEHQLHLVPRLIEFTCNACGTTGDRSPYFCLQCNFMIHWECIDLPRVIYINRHDHCISYTPRLGHGEWKCIVCRRKVDGFYGAYSCSKCPTFAVHARCATNKKVWGMVEREGTPEEEEEIAPFEVIDDTTIKHFLHDHNLRISKDGAILHESILCRACSFQICSEPFYSCEECSFTLHTKCTKLPRMKRHVCSNLPLTLQIDTEEISTSFCKLCLQSFTGFRYVNALGGSYCMCIDVRCGSLSEPFVHGSHPHPLYFYMGNQKIHMSCSGCKRRLAKYLVCEECDFILCFVCAFLPQKVMRHRYDDHPLYLSYGERSVDGKYWCEACETKLNPEEWFYTCNECGVVLHISCTLGEFTYTTPGSGGVVPNTSVSRPICTRCSKRCIFPSIIKSSEDGFVKYLCSRMCLTSSRDATYD